The genomic DNA GATATTCTCTATATTTTCATGACGATTAACTCTCTCGATGAGTTTAAAGAAGCTGTGCAGCTAATAGACATTTTGCTTGATGTTCAAAATCTAGGTGAGCCACTTGATCTTTCACTCAAGAATAATTATAAATTTCCGCAAATTGCAAAGGCGTTTGAGACAATCGCCATTATGCGCTCCTATTATCCTGATTTGATTCATACCGACAGAGACCCATATCAATTATTTGTTGGACTCATGCGTTATTCTATGCATACGCTTTCCTTCGATGAATCAAATGATTGGCAAAAGAAATTAGCCTTGTATGCAGGAGCTACTTGCTCTGCAAAGATAAAGAATACTTTACAAACCACAAATGATCTTCGTGTGGATTTTATTGAAAATCCTACTGACAAAGGAGAGGGTAAGATGGGTTTGACGATACTCCCCGGTCGTAAAGATAGAGCGAGAAGTATTACCGTAGACGTTAAAGCAATCAAGTCCAATGAAATAAATGCAGTTATATCTTTAATCACAGAATTGGAATACGAAGAGTTTGGAGTGCAAAGACTTAAGTCAGCATACGCGGATGCCGGATTTGCTACTTGTTATTTCTCGATTATAGATCAGGGGATACCGGATTATGCCACAATGGATAAAAATTTAAACTGGATGCATGAAATCCTGTCTAAGAAACAGAATGTATTGATTCATTGTGTTGGAGGACTTGGACGGTCTGGAACAGTTGCGGCATGTTATTTAATTAAATACTATGGACTTAGCGCCAAAGACGCAGTAGCCCGTGTGCGAAAGTATCGCTCACTGCGAGCTGTTGAGTCAATTGAGCAGGAAAGATTTATTGAAGAGTTTGCGAAAAGGAAATTTTAACAGGAATATATAGAGAATGGAAGAATTAGTAAAAACAGAAGAAATTCAAAAAGCAAAAGAAAAAATCGGTGGACTCTTAGAAGAGTTGAAGAAAGAAATAACGGGGCAAACACTCGTTATTCGAAATATCATGACTTGCCTTGTTGCACAGGGGCATGTATTATTAGAAGGGATGCCGGGACTTGCAAAGACCTTACTTGCTAAGTCGATTGCACAGAGTATTGACCTTTCCTTTAAACGAATACAGTTTACTCCTGATTTGCTCCCGGCTGATTTAATTGGGACTGTGATATTTAATCCGAAGACAGCTAATTTTGAAACTAGAAAAGGTCCGATATTTACAGGAATTCTCCTTGCTGATGAAATAAACCGTGCTCCTGCAAAGGTTCAGTCTGCACTCTTACAGTGTATGGAAGAGAGACTTGTGACGATAGGCGATACAACTTTTCATTTAGATGCGCCGTTTATGGTTTTAGCGACTGAAAATCCAATTGACCAGGAAGGAACTTACCAACTACCGGAAGCGCAGATGGATAGATTTTTAATGAAGGTAAATGTAGATTATCCGGGAGAAGCAGAAGAAGTCGCGATACTCAGTCAGCATGGAAGTGTAACTTCTAAAAATAAAGAAATCAAAAAAAGCATCAGCCGAAAAGAAATACAAGAAATTTCTTCTCTTTCTGATAAAATTTATATAGATGAAAAATTAAAAGACTACATTGTTAAATTAGTTCGTAACACTCGCCCCCAAACTTCCAAGCTAGATGAAATCAAGCCTTACGTTAAACACGGAGTATCCCCTCGTGCCTCTCTTGCGCTCCTTCGTTGTGCGCGAGCAAATGCTTTATTAGAAGGAAGAAATTTTGTAGTGCCCGAAGACATTCGCTTCTCCATTTACGAAGTCATGCGCCACCGTATGATCCTAACCTTCGAAGCAGTCTCCGAAGACGTAACAGTGGATTCTCTAATCAAAACAGTCCTAGAAGTTACTGCACTACCTTAGTATGATAGAAAGGACTATAATAAAAGGGTTTGGGCAGTGCCCAAGCCGCCGGCAGGCAAAATTAGCCCAGTCCAGCACGGCAGTGCTGGTGCCCCTGCGAAAGGCACGTTAATGATACTAAAAGAATTAGAAAAGTTAATCCAAGAGATTGAATTAAAATACAAAAAGAAAATTCGCAGTAATCGAGCGGGGTCAATTCTTGTTAACCGCTCTGGAAGAGGGATGGACTTTAAAGAGTCGCGGGTTTATATGTATGGGGACGATATACGATTTGTTGATTGGAATGTTAGTTCTAGAATGGGTGAGCTATATGTAAAACTTTTTCACGAAGAGAATGATAGAACGATCAATGTTTTCTTGGATATTTCCAAGTCCATGTCGTTTAACGGTGCAAATTCCTATACAAAGTTCTTTATTGGATTTCAATTCCTTGCGTTTATCGCACTCTTATCACTCAATACGGGAGATAGAATCAATATTGTTCTATATTCCGACAAAATAGAATTTGTCGCACTAGGTATTAAATCAAAGGCAGAAGCTTATCGCATCTTACGAAAGATAAATGAAACTCCTCAGGCAAATAAAACAGATCATCTTTTGCCTTTGCAATATCTAAAAAATAAAATTCCCCGCAATTCGATTTCCTATATCATAAGCGATTTTGCAGGGATAACAGACCTTAGCCCGTATCGCTCTCTTCTCGCTATACATGAGTTATACGCAATTCGAATTACAGATCCAATTGAGAATATAGATAATAAAATACTGAAAAATTTCTTCGTTCAAAATCTAGAAACAAGTCTAGGTGGAGATTATTCTTCTACTTTTAATTCCGATTCGGAAATACTAAATGAATTTTACAGAGCGAATTTGCTCAATCTCAAGACTGATTCAGATTTGGGTAAGTCAATAGTGCGGTTTTTAAACAGATGAAATCATTATTTAGATTTAAGAGTATTGTTTGTTTGTCATTCCCGAAATCTTTAATCGGGAATCTCTACTTCTTGAGACCCCCGATTAAAGATTTCGGGGGTGACATGAAAAGAATATTGCTTTGTCTATTATATCTTTGTCCTAGTCTACTTCTTGCTGAAGTCACCGAGTCGTATTCGAAGAAGTCTGTGCAAGTAGGGGAAGAGTCTGTTCTTGAAGTAAAATTTCAAACTGGTGATGTGGTAGAATGGAGTTTGCCTGCAAAAGGATTTTTTTACTCTGAGAAAGATGCAGAAACACCGATAGGCGAATTAAAAGAAATTACGCAAACTACAACCGAGTTAAAATTTACCTATGTGTATTTTGAGCCCGGAAAGTTTACTGCAAAATTGAGTTGGAAGAATGCAAATGGGGAAGTCGCACAAAGCCAGGAGGCTTTAGAAGTTAAATCTGTATTAGCCGATGAAAAAGAGCCACTTGATATTGCAGAGCCGATTGCGTTTTCCGGTCAATACATAGTAAGGTTATTAACTTTTATACTCATAGGCTTAGCTGTAGTGACCGGGCTTGCGTATTTACTATTTTATTTTAATAACAAAAAGAAAGCTGCTATTAAAGATGCATTGTTTGAAAAGTTAGATGTAGAAGAGAATGTAGATTTTTACAAAAAACAATTAGAGAATATGCTGTTGAATGCTGAGTTGTCTCACAAGGAATTTATATTTCATCTTTCTGGTTATATCAAAGAAAGAATTGGAAGTAAGTTACAAACTTCGATCATGCACTTAACGCAAACAGAATTGCACGACATTTTGCAAACGGATTATCGTGTGGCAAATGTAGAGTTACTCTCTATAGACAATTATTTTAATTCTGTAAAATATATGCCGAACGAAGAACAGATTACTCGCGATAATGCGCTGGCTCTCGTAAAATATTGGGATAAAATACTCGCTAGATGAACTACTTTGAACGACCAGAACTTTTATATTTAATTCCATTTGTATTGGTATACGCCTTTTTCTTTTGGAAAATGAATTTTCATGAGAACAAAATGCGACTTAGCATTGGAATCCAAGCGGATACTGTAAAATTTCCAATTCTAGAAACCGTGAAAAA from Leptospiraceae bacterium includes the following:
- a CDS encoding MoxR family ATPase, coding for MEELVKTEEIQKAKEKIGGLLEELKKEITGQTLVIRNIMTCLVAQGHVLLEGMPGLAKTLLAKSIAQSIDLSFKRIQFTPDLLPADLIGTVIFNPKTANFETRKGPIFTGILLADEINRAPAKVQSALLQCMEERLVTIGDTTFHLDAPFMVLATENPIDQEGTYQLPEAQMDRFLMKVNVDYPGEAEEVAILSQHGSVTSKNKEIKKSISRKEIQEISSLSDKIYIDEKLKDYIVKLVRNTRPQTSKLDEIKPYVKHGVSPRASLALLRCARANALLEGRNFVVPEDIRFSIYEVMRHRMILTFEAVSEDVTVDSLIKTVLEVTALP
- a CDS encoding DUF58 domain-containing protein; translation: MILKELEKLIQEIELKYKKKIRSNRAGSILVNRSGRGMDFKESRVYMYGDDIRFVDWNVSSRMGELYVKLFHEENDRTINVFLDISKSMSFNGANSYTKFFIGFQFLAFIALLSLNTGDRINIVLYSDKIEFVALGIKSKAEAYRILRKINETPQANKTDHLLPLQYLKNKIPRNSISYIISDFAGITDLSPYRSLLAIHELYAIRITDPIENIDNKILKNFFVQNLETSLGGDYSSTFNSDSEILNEFYRANLLNLKTDSDLGKSIVRFLNR